From the genome of Deltaproteobacteria bacterium:
CATGATTTTGTACTCACAAAATAAAATATAAATGTTTATTTTATAAGTGCACTCAGGAGGATGGTGGCGGTGGCTAAAGCACCAAGTAAAGAGCGTAAAAATTCGCGTAAACCGCGGCTTACCGCCGAGGAACGCCGCCACGACATTTTAAATAAAGCGGCAACGCTGGTGCGGACAAAGGGCGCGGCCCGAGTGACAACGCGGCTCATTGCTAAGGAGGCTTCGATATCAGAGGCCTTGTTATATCAGCACTTTCCGACCAAGGAGGAGTTGTTTCGCGAAGTGTCCATCATCATTAATGCAAGAACCCCGTCCTTACACGAATATTTCCTGGATGCTACGCCATCGAGCCGGGTTTTGGTCGAGTACATTTATTTGGTGACGTATTTGGCACTGAGTCCGGAAATCCATACGAACGACAGTAAACTACCACGGATGTTGCTCGAGAGTTTGCTGGGTGACGGCAATCTACTTAGGACGCATATCAAGCGGCGCTGGAGTCTTATTGGTGATCTGCTGCGGAGTTCTTTAGATGCGGCACGCGACGCTGGACACCTTGTTGGCACAAGGTCAAATAACGATGATAGTGTCGAGGTGACGAGTCTTGAGCTTTTTCTTTCGCACCAACTCATGGTGATGGCCCATTGCGTGCGCTTCATGGCCGAGCAGCCCATTGTCGGTGCGGAGCTGCCATTTCCCGAGACAGTTGAGCGGACTGCTATCTTCATGCTGCGCGGGCTTGGCTTTAAAGACGCAGTGATCAAGCGTCTCGGTCAATCCGATAAGATCCTAGCGAAGTTTGTGAAAAAGACGGCGCTATAATTTCATCGTAGGGCAACGATGGTCGCCGCCAAATTCGAGCACGCCGTGGTTGTCGCTCAAGTGTTGCATAAGTTTTTGGC
Proteins encoded in this window:
- a CDS encoding TetR/AcrR family transcriptional regulator translates to MVAVAKAPSKERKNSRKPRLTAEERRHDILNKAATLVRTKGAARVTTRLIAKEASISEALLYQHFPTKEELFREVSIIINARTPSLHEYFLDATPSSRVLVEYIYLVTYLALSPEIHTNDSKLPRMLLESLLGDGNLLRTHIKRRWSLIGDLLRSSLDAARDAGHLVGTRSNNDDSVEVTSLELFLSHQLMVMAHCVRFMAEQPIVGAELPFPETVERTAIFMLRGLGFKDAVIKRLGQSDKILAKFVKKTAL